The nucleotide window CACTGCTAGCATCCTGACTGCTTTCTTTCATTCGTGTTCTCTGTGCTTGCTGAAGCTGAGGTCAGCAGGGTGTCTTTGAGAACACAAGAATCTAGGAAATCAGGAACTCCTACCTTCAAAGTCCGGAACTCCAGACACCAAGGGGGACAGTTTACACCACCATGTACTGCTGAGCTTAAGAACCCTCAGAACAATCAGgcttgcaaaaaagaaaaaagcacagtctttataggaaaacaaaaaacaaattcagtCTTGGCTGCCCACTCTGCCGTCTTGGTACAGAAGATTATCTTCCAACAGACACCTTAGGAGTCAAGAGACACAAGTCCTGTCTGAGAACTAAGCTCCACTGTTCTCAAATGACGCCCCATACTTCTTCAAAGGCTGTGGTAAGTTTGGCACAGGTGAGGGCAGCAGACAGTGGATAGTTGCTGATGGACACCATCTTCTCTGTGTACTCCACACTGACCTGAGGAGAGAAGGGGCTGGTCAGGCAACTCTTACCCTATAGCAGTGCCATTCAGTGTCCAACTTCTACAGAACTGGATGCTTTAGCTGTATCTGTTAGAGACATGCCAGAGTCCTCAAGAACACATGCTGGGTCAGGAATGCAGCTGCGATGTGTTTTCTAGCTCTGTtcataccctgtacttcctgatTGGTGAGGACAAGGAGTTTTAATATGCTAACTGCTCATGGAATGCAGCACTGAGTTTCAGCTCCATGAAGAACCTAAGGACTGAGCCCAGACTGTACCTTGCCGTGGGCAAAGGCCCCCACCACGAAAACAATTGGGTCACTCCTGGGCACCAGCTCTCGTACATCACTGACGTCTGCCATGGAAAAGGAAGTGCCAATTTTCATACAGCCCACTGGGAAGTGGTCAGACACTGGATTCTTAATTACCTAAGAGAAAAAAAGCAGAGTCAGCCCCAGAAACAGCCAGCCCCAGAACCTACCAACAGGTTTCCCCAGCTTACCTTCAAAAGCTTCTGAGGGCCATCAGCTGCTCGGACGCTGAGTTTGTGTAAAAGCTGaactaggaaggaaaaaaaaaacgagaGTTCAGGAGTGAAAAGAAACCGCATTCTTCTGCCCAGTGATCTGTGCAGAACCCTCGGGGAAACTGGGCTGATGTCCTTTCCATCCATACTGTAGCCTAAGATGTCACAAACAAACACTGTGACCAGCTCAGATGGCTTTATCCCTCCCACAGAAACCTAAGAAAGAGAGCAGGGGAGCTGAATTTCCATGGATGTGGAAAACTACCAGGGGCCTATCGTGGCAGTAGCTCCCCACTGCTGAAGGACTGAGGATGTGACGCCCCCCTTTCCTCTCCACTTTGCCAAGTTCATTCAGGCCTAAGTCCTAAGGCTTCTCACCCATGAGGCCACAAAAGCGGTCAAAGGTCCTGGGAATCCGAGTCTGGGGGTTTACTTCAATCAGTAcattcttctgtgtgtgtatataaacctGTAGCAAGCCAGCTCGGTTCAGGGGGCTGTCCATCAGCATCAGTAAGCTCTGAGAAAGGGAGACAGCAAGGCAAAGTGAAGCCTAGAAAACAGCATTTGCTGCCTCTGTAGACAGCACAGAGGGTCATTAGCTCTCCCCACAGTTACCTGGTGGGCGATGTCTGGTCTGACTTCCCCTGGGTCCCGTCCATTCTTCAACAACATGGACTTGTGCTTGTCACAGTTGAGTAGCTCGTAAGTTTTCCCTACCTGAAGAACAGAACAGGATGAGAGAAACAGGAAATCTGTTATCTACCTGGTAGTGCTCAAAGGGTGCTCCCCGAACAAGTTCAAGCCCACTCGAGACCTCAGCCAGAAAGCTTCTCAGGGGACTGCCGTGTGGCCACAGTTAGCTTTCTCtgttagagacagacacacaatcAACTACCTTACAACCAAAAAGGAGGGGCACAGGTCACACCACATTTgagggtttctgtttgttttgtttttttcaagacagggtttctctatgtagttttggtgcctgtcctggatctcgctgttgAGATCTATGGCTATCAGGCAGAAGTCACAGAAGTTCTAGAATCGGACAGGAATTCATGAACAAGACTCATCACAAAGCAGTATGTATGCGCTGAGGGAAATGCCAGCCTGGGATATGgcaggaccctgcctcaaaccacTGAGAAAAGACAGATGAccgtagctcagtggcagagggcTTGGCAGGGCCCTGACTTCATCCCcacaccacaaaataaaaacacaggaaaagtTGGAACAAAAATGGGGAGGCgtgccagacggtggtggcacacgcctttaatcccagcactcggggcagaggcaggaggatctctgtgagttggaggccagcctggtctacagagcgagttccaggacaggctccaagctgcacagagaaaccctgtctcaaaaaaaaaaggaaaaaaaaaaaaaaatggggcggCGCTGGAGGACTaggattaaaaatgaaattgcctTGTAACCCAAGAATCCTCTCAGGCAAAGAGCCAAGAATTCTAGTGTCAGAGGAACGTGACACCTGAGAAATGTCCTGACAAGTTTATGCATCTCATAAAAGGGGCAAGTGAGGGCTGCTCAGGGTTGGGTTCTGAAATAACGCATTTGCAATTTCAAATCTCAAGGGATATTAGGATGGTCAGTAAGACCAAGTCTAAACctagctggagagagagctcagcagacaagggcacttgccaccaagccggaAGATCCAAGTTCAACTCCTGTGACTCACGTGGTGAAAGGGGGAACcaacaagttgtcctgtgacctccacacacgcccaagtacacacacacacacacacacacacaccacatgcaaaAAGAAGTCTATAAAGATGGCTTttgagatgggtcagcaggtaaaggcacctgctgccaagtctgatgtgTGATCACTCCCCAgaaccacccacatggcaggagagaactcaggttgtcagtgaatgaacacacacacacacacacacacacacacacacacacacacacacggaaatcttttggaaaaaaatgacaaaaatactgTTATGTACAAACACGGCTTTGAAAGGCTGTGCATCACTAGAACTTTTTATGTCTAGAGACGAAGTGATGATACATTTCAGAATCCTGGGGGATGTGAGTCTGGAGATGAACTGAGTAGtatgagagatgactcagtgatttcCTTGTCAGGTGGGCtagaactccatctccagggggtCTGAAAaccctggcctccaagggcacccaaACACAtgcggtacacacacacatgcacagttacaaataaatagtttctatttatttaattttatgtacatgtgtgcctacATGTCTGTCCGTGTaccgtgtgcatgcagtgccAGCTAAAAGAaggcgctggatcccctggaactggagttaataggtgacccaccatgtgggtactgggaattgaacctggtcttTCGGaagaaccagtgttcttaactgctgagccgttcatttctccagccccacataaatcttaaaaaacaaaacaaaactgtcagAGTAGGGGCCAAAGAGGTGACTTGGTGATAAGAGCActgcacttgctcttgcagaggaccgagttcagtccccagcacccacatggtggctcacagtctcctgtatctcctgtaactcctgctccaggagatCTGGCTGACTGACCTGCTCAGGCACCTGAACACGTAGTACACATAAGCTCACgcaggcatacacataaatagaaacAAATCTTCAAAAGAATGTCAGAATAGAACAAATGATCAAGAACTAAGTCCTTAGGACACCCTTAATCGTAGAAGAGAACGGTCCAATTTCAATCCGTTAGGATGAAAAAACTGGAGGTTTTGTTTTACATGTGGGCGTTTGGCCTACACGTACACAGATGCACCATGTGCAGGCCTGGTACCTGTAGAAGTCAAAGGAAGGCATCGGATCCCTTGGCACTGGAGTTAGATGGTAAGCTGTaagcgggtgctgggaactgaacttggatcctctgtaagaacaagtgctcaaccaccgagccatctctccaggcccaggttTTCTTTCAGTGAACcacaagaagaaaaatcaaaatgtttgaCTTACAGTCAACTGTGATGATGGTTTAGGAAACATGAGTATGCACTGGTCTGAAAACCACAAACTACCTCTAGTTTGAAGGATCAGGATGAAAACCATTTTTAACATTAGACACAGGAGGAATTTTGAAGTCTTACAGTCTGCACTCATAGTAACATAGTAAGTAAACAATCACGTGACTCTACAAGCTATGAGGAACAGAAATGATTCATTAGTAGATCAACAGGAAGTATATAGGAGGCAGTCCACTGTCACCTCTctaaactgtgtgtgtgagatacatgtacatgtgaaggacagaggttggtgtcttcctctatccttTTCTGAGACAGCGTTCCTTATTGAACCTCCGCTCGctaattcagctaggctggcaggcCATCAAGCCTTAAGGATTCACCTGTCTGTCCAACGCTAGGATTATAAATTGAGTTgggcccttttctttcttcttcttcttcttcttcttcttcttcttcttcttcttcttcttcttttttttttttttttttgaaacagggcctctctatgttgccttggctggcctagaacttgctttgtgggccaggctgtcctcaaactcagagatctgcctccctgtctgttgtctgtctcggtcccctggaattggagacTAAattgggactaaagacatgcaaGAGCGAGCCCAGCATGGACTGGGCTTTTTACGTAGGTGCTGGGGttagaactcaggtccccatgtttgcatggcaagcactccaCTAAGCCGTCTGCCCAGCCTGTGATGTAGCAGCTCCTTGGTCTAACCACTAGTAACAGAAAGCAGCATCACAAATGGATGTGGGAgctcacagctgtaatcccagcattcaggaggccacCAGATGCCAGGCCAGCATGAAGTAgagggtgagaccctgtctcagcaagcagcagcaacaacactcAATAATTAGCTGGACATGGTAGTCTGTGCCTACAATTCCAGCGTCAGGAACCTAAGGCAAAGGCCATTCTAGACCAGTCTAGAGTATGTTGTTAAGACCctggtctcaaaacaacaatgaaCTAAGTAGCAGGGATACAAAGACCACCATAAGTTAATAACATTCAGCGGCCTTAAGACATAAAAGAACCCAATGCTTTCAGAGAACttaaaggagggctggagagacgactcagcagttaggagcactgggtCTTCCAGAGGCCCCGGCTCATTCCCAGATCCCACATCATAGCTcctaactatctgtaactccaattccaggggaccgAACAACTTCTAGGCTCTCCGGGtatcagacatgcacatggtacacagacacacatgcaggcaaacacgcacacacataaaatagttttgttttgtttctcttgtgtagctctgGAacccctcctggaactcactctgtagcccaggctggtcttgaactcacagagatcctcctgcctctacctcccgagtgctgggactaaaggcgttagccaccaccgcccaataaagtagtttttaaaagaacttaaaggaatgcctttaatcccagcacttgggaggcagaggcaggtggatctctgtgagttcgaggccagcctggttccaggacaggctccaaagctagagAAATCCTaccttgaagaagaagaagaaaaaaaaaagaacttaaaggaGGCTAGAGTATAAGCATACATGGAGTGTACAAAACAACAGGGCTGGGCTGGGAAAAAGACAACAGCATAGCTAGGCTGGATGAGGCAGGCTGTCATCCCAACCACTCAGGAGggtcacaaattcaaggtcaactGGAGCTACAGAGTCAAGACTAAACTTGGCAACAAAGTGAGTCCCtataatcaaaattaaaatgaagaagaagctggggatatagttcagtgataGGATACCTGTTTTGTATATTCAaagccttgagttcaatccccagtactgaaggggagaaaaaaaagaaaaagataatataGGCTGATGAAAATCTCAAGCAGCTATCTGTCACCTTTGAAATACCACTGATGATAACCTTGCCTGAAATTCTTCTAGAATATACTCTACgaatatttttaatacatatttttgtttgcttttttgaaacagggtctctctacatagccctggctgtcctagaactcactatgcagacctagctggccttgaactaagagatctagctacctctgcctcccaagtgctaggattaaaggcatgtaccaccgtgcccagctatatatgtttttttaattttgtgtttgggtgttttgcctgtatgtgtgtatacacatcacATGGGTacagtgccttcagaggccaaaagaggtcatcagatcccctggacctggagttacaacTGGGAGCCAcaatgtaggtgctaggaaccaaacttaggtgCTCTGTAAGAGtacctgctcttaaccactaagccacctctccagccttgctCTACGAATTTTAATTGGCCATAATCATTTTGACTTATCAGTAAGTAACctgaagtaatttatttcaagtaCCAGACATTATTCTAAACAAAGAGTAACTCCTTTACTCCTTCCAACCATTACAATTAAGTGAACTCAGggtttgggatttagctcagtggtagagccctggtTCAGTCCTCGGCTCAGGGGCGAGGAGCAATTAAATGAACTCATTTGCCTACCTATGTCACAAAACTGGTATACAGAAGGACTAGAACCCGGGCAGTCAGGTGTATCTACATTCTCAAATACTGAAGGTTTTGCAAATTATCATTATTATGGTATTGCTAGCCTGATAATGTCAAAACACTAACAGGCAGCCGGgtgtagtggtgtatgcctttaataccagcactcataagaggcaggcagatctctgtgagttccaggccagccagagccacacagtgagaccctgtctataataataataactggctgctcttgcagaggacgaaggttcaattcccagcacccacatggcagctcacaactgcctgtaactccagttccaggggatctgtcatccacacacagacatacgtgcaggcaaaacaccaatgcacataagtaaataaataaatctttaaaaaatgatggtgatgatgataggcAGTCACTTTGGGAGGAATATATAAAAGCTTATAGTTAGGCTGGAAAAATCGATTACTGAAGAAAGTAAAAAATCTTATTAATCGACCATTTAATGAAAAAGGGGTTAAAAAAAGGTTTTCAGCCCAgtatggtggcatacgcctttaatcccagcactcgggaggcacagacaggaggatctctgtgagttcaaggccaacctggtctacaaagtgagttccagtacaggctccaaagctacagagaaatcccgtctcaaaaaaccaaaaaacaaaaagtaaaacatatctttaaagggtgtgtgtgtgtgtgtgtgtgaaaacactgCACAAAGTGTTAAGACAGGCACTACTCATTTTATCACTCAGAGAAATGAATGATAGGTTAAAAAAATGCGAAGGCTTATTAAATAATTGATCCAGACACTTCAAGATAAGCAGAAATACAGGACGAGCTGATAGTAGGAACccttttaacaaaacaaaatatcaaatccTTAGCAATAAAAGGATGGGGAAGTCATGGGTCTTGGCGATGTGGGAGAACTCAATAGATAATGCTTCCCCTCGCTTTACATTTTACATCAAAGACTCCTTGATAAATCAACTAAAAGCAAGAGTGTGAGGGCAGAAGAGCACAATAAAATACTGCCAACCCAGGCTTTCAACACCCCGCAAAACTAGATCATCCTTCAAAAGCAAATTCCACTGCTCAGTTTTTTCCACCCATTCTGTGTCCCTGGTCCCCACGGAATCTAACCAAGCAATTTACTACTTCCACACTCTGTTCCAAACTACCTTGACTGTCTCCAGACTGGCCCCTTCCAGCACCACAATGAGCCTACGGCCTCCGCTCTTGCTTCCTGCCCCAAGCCGGGGCCTCTTAGGCGGCGCGTTATCCCAGTCCTGTTCCTGCACTGCAAAACGCCGTTCACGAGGTTGCAAACCACCACTGGGCgcagccatcttgccagcagACCGGAAGTCGCGCTGACGTCCTTAAAGTTATAACTTCGCGTTCGTCCTCACTGCAAACTTCCTTCTAGCTGCCATTTTGAAAGAGGGCGCTTGGAAATGGCGATACCTGTAGTCCCGAACTACCGAAGCCTCCCTAGGAGGGCAGGCCTCCAAAAGAGGCGGGACTTCCGGATGCGCTTTTACTATGCGCGAAGTTCGGGTCCGCCTGAGCAGAGGGGGAGGGTTCAGAAGGGAGCGCACTTCCGGTGCCCTTTCTGCCGCCAGTCCCACGGCCCCCGATCCTCGTGTGCAGGGCGAGGTCCGTAAACTGGAGTGGGGTAGAAGCTGGCGGGCACCCCCTCCTGACCGCCGGTGCTGCCGCCTTCAGGAGGATCAGACATGGCCCAGAACTTAAAGGACTTAGCGGGACGCCTGCCCGCCGGGCCTCGGGGCATGGGCACGGCGCTGAAGCTGCTGCTGGGGGCCGGGGCCGTGGCCTATGGCGTCCGCGAGTCCGTGTTCACCGGTGAGCCACCTCCTTCCGCTGGCCGGTCCCCAGCCCCACTGGCCTGCCTCCCAAGGTGTCCGCGCCTGCCTGCCCCTCATCCCCGTCCCACCTGCACCGACCCGTGCTTTGATCAGCGGCTTGCTGATTGATTCCCCCCTCTCTCCACAGTGGAAGGTGGTCATAGAGCCATCTTCTTTAACCGGATCGGCGGCGTGCAACAGGACACAATCCTGGCCGAAGGACTTCACTTTAGGTAATGGCGGGTAGAGCGAACGGCCCTGACCCTTCACCCTTGACGGCTGTAGCCAGACTTACAACAGGATTCGGTGCTGctttctcccttcctcagccCTGCTCCTAGGACACTAGGTGCTCCGAAACTCCAGCAGTGCATAAAGGGCTGTTCTCCaaagggaaaagagaatctcCTTGTCTGTGGTCATGGGGAGGAGCAGGCCCAAAGACGAGTGGTGAGGGGAAAATGGTCAAAATCAGGGAAACTGCAGCTTCCCAATTCCTGTCCCT belongs to Peromyscus eremicus chromosome 3, PerEre_H2_v1, whole genome shotgun sequence and includes:
- the Emg1 gene encoding ribosomal RNA small subunit methyltransferase NEP1 produces the protein MAAPSGGLQPRERRFAVQEQDWDNAPPKRPRLGAGSKSGGRRLIVVLEGASLETVKVGKTYELLNCDKHKSMLLKNGRDPGEVRPDIAHQSLLMLMDSPLNRAGLLQVYIHTQKNVLIEVNPQTRIPRTFDRFCGLMVQLLHKLSVRAADGPQKLLKVIKNPVSDHFPVGCMKIGTSFSMADVSDVRELVPRSDPIVFVVGAFAHGKVSVEYTEKMVSISNYPLSAALTCAKLTTAFEEVWGVI